Genomic segment of Cytobacillus suaedae:
TATTCGAGATATGAATGGGAAAGTTGAGTATGAGAGTAAACTGAACAAGGGAACAAAGGTTTTAATCATCCTACCAACAATTGATATGAAATAATTTCTACATTAGTTATCCAAAGTCTATAAATTTCAAAAGTAAAACAGGTCTTTTTTTGAAGACCTGTTTTACTTTTGAACTCTTTGTTTTGTTATTTTTCTTGTATTAGGGTCTACAATAAAGGTTTCACTGCTATTTCCTTCTAAATGATTTACTTGAATGATATAGTTATCATTTTCTTCTCGTACAAAAAATACAGCAATATCACCATTATCATCTATATTAAGGTGTTCACGTACTAATTCTTCGGCTTCTGTTCTCGACAAATGATTATCATTTGTTGTCCTATTTATGTTTACATGATCACGGGCTTCAATTAATATTTCCTCATCAGTTTGAACACCATCATCAAAAGTATGTGTTAGTCCTTCATCATTATTGTTCCCATGGGTTGGTGATGCAGTATCGGGATTATTTGCGGTACAGGCTGTAGTTAACAATGCAAGGAAAATAATAAACAACCATTTCTTCATAAGTTCATCCCCTTTAAAGTCTATGTTGTTGTTCTTAGTATGAGATGAATTCACTTATTTATTCCTTTGTTGGTTGAATGAGATGAGGGAAGGCCTATAGTAAAGCCAAAATAAAAATAAGATTTAGACAAGGTTTAACTTCATATACATAATACAGGTGTATGATGAAGGGATGTGATGAGTATGCCTCGATATATATGGGGGGTAGATTCAGCTGCAACTGTCAATGATGAATTGTATAGTTGTGTAAAATCAAATTTTGGCACTCCGCGCTACTGGGGAAGGTATTTAACAGAGGTACCAAATGTCTCAGAAGGGCTAACCAAAAGTGAAATAGCCTTTATTCAGAGTAAAGGAATGAAGCTTTTACCAATCTATAATGTATTTTCTGAGGCCGTAGGCTATCCTAAGGGTCAGGTAGCAGCTAGGAATGCGGTGTTTCATGCAAGGAGATTAGGAATACCTACTAATGTTGCAATCTTTGCAAATGTTGAACGGTTTTTTGAGGCAGATGAGGCTTGGATTAGAGGCTGGGTTGAAGCGTTATATCCTACAGGATATCGCCCAGGAATTTACCATGATCCAACTGAAGGTCCGTTTGCAGTTGAATATTGCAAAGCTGTCGCTGAAAATAATCAAGTGGCTGTTCAAACAATTTTATGGAGCGCTGAACCTGATCCAGGTCCAACAAGAGAAAGAAATGCACCAGCCTTTAAACCAGCTAAGCCTAATTGCCAGGGAAACGTATGGTTATGGCAATATGGAAGAGATGCATCTGAATGCCCAATTGATACAAATTTAGCGGATAGTAGGGTGTTGCAATATTTATATTAATAAACTACCCCAGCCATTTATGATTGTGCTGGGGTAATGTAATTGTCTAGATTTGTCGAAATTTTTACAAACATCTTTAAAGTTAGTTCCTAAAAGAATATAATGAGAGTAAATAGGTAAGTGGAAGGAAGACATGTATGGATGATAAAAAAGGGATCTTACTTGAAAGTGGAACAAATGAACTAGAAATCGTAGAATTTAGTATAGGTGCAAATAAATTTGGTATCAATGTTATAAAAGTAAAAGAGATTATGAACCCAGTTGCTATTACAAAAATACCTCACTCTCACAAGAATGTAGAAGGAATCATTGAACTTCGTGGCGAGGTTTTACCGGTAGTGAATGTTGCTACAGCTTTAGGGTTTGAGCAGTCAGCAGATCCATCTTTAGATAAATTTATTGTTACTGAATTCAATAAACAAAAAATTGTGTTTCATGTTCATCAAGTGACACAAATTCATCGCATTTCGTGGGATAAGATTGAAAAGCCATCCACTGTTTATCAGGGTCTCCAAAGTCATATCACTGGCGTAATTAAGTTAAATGGAGAAGTGCTTTTATTAATTGATTTCGAAAAAATAGTAGTAGATATCAATCCTGAATCTGGAATTAATGTTAATCAGATCAAAAAGCTAGGAAACCGCGAACGTTCCAATAAAAAGGTTATCGTAGCAGAGGATTCACCTTTATTAAGAAAGTTACTTCATGATACTTTGTCTGAAGCAGGATACTATAATCTTGAGTTTTTCGAGAATGGAAAAGATGCTTTTTCTTATTTAGAAAGCCTAGTAGATGATAATAAGCGTATTGAAGACCATGTACAAATAGTGGTTACAGACATTGAAATGCCACAGATGGATGGACACCATTTAACAAAGAGAATTAAAAGTGATTCTCGTCTAGCCAAAATACCTGTGATAATCTTCTCCTCACTTATAACAGATGACCTTCGCCATAAGGGACAAATGGTAGGAGCAAACGGACAAGTCAGCAAACCAGAAATTGGAGAACTAGTAAATCTAATTGATGAGCATATATTATAGAGGGAAAAGAGACTTTTGGTCTCTTTTTTTTATGGTTTTTGGGAATAAATAAACTAACATAAGTTAGATAACTATAATGTTTTTGTCGAATATTGTAATATAGTGGAAAGAGGAGTTTTTAAAGGTTGGGATATTATGGAGAAATATAAAAAAAAGCTAATAGAAAATATGCACAAACAATTAGGGAATTGGCTTGAGGGTAATGAACCTATTCCACATAAAGAAATATATCGGTTTTTGCATTCTGTTTCTGGAACTGCATCAAGTATTGGCATGCAGGAGATAGGAGAAACTGCAAGAAATTTATTAAATACCCTAAAAGAGGATGACCCAAAGCAGTGGGAAATAAAAGATGTTAAGGTGTTCTTTTTTGAATTACTAACTCTTGTCTATGACAATGAATTCGAAGAAGAGATCGCAGGAACACCCATTATAAAGATGACAGGTAATGAACCTGTTATTTTAATTATAGATGATGAAACAAGTATGTTGATGTATTTAAAAGATGAGCTTCAAAAGCAAGGTTGGATTGTCAATGTAGTTGCAAACCCAGAAAAGGTGATTGGTGCCTTTTATGATATCCATCCTGATTGTGTCGTCATTAATGTGGATATGGAACAAAAGAGTGGATTTGAAGTATTAACTTTCTTAAAGGAAAAAATAAAGCAGCAATTCCTTCCAACTATCATGATCAGCTCTCACAATAGCAAAAGTATTCGGATGCAAAGTTATCAAATGGGCGCTGACGATTTCATAGCTAAACCTTTTGAGCTTGATGAATTGACTGTTAGGATACAACGCCATATAGAACGGAAAATTTTAATTGATAATCTTCTTTTAGTTGATGAATTGACAAGAGTATATAATCGCAAGTTTCTAAATCAAGCATATGAACAACTACATTCAGAACTGGTCCGTAACAAAAAGACATTTTCAATTGTTATGATTGATATCGATCATTTTAAGGAAGTAAATGATACATACGGGCATTTAGTGGGAGATCAGATGTTAAAGGCGTTTGCTACTTTTCTAAAGAACAATAGTCGAACCGGGGATAGCGTGATTCGTTATGGTGGCGAAGAATTTGTTCTTCTATTACCTGATTTATCATTAGAAGAATCAAAAAGAGTAACAGAACGTCTAATAATAGAACTTGGAAAAATAACAATCAATACCTTAGAAGGTGAATTAACATGTACCTTCTCTGCCGGGATAGTTGAAGTGAATAGCACCGGAAAGTCTATAGAGGAATGGTTGGTATTAGCAGATAATGCTCTATATGACGCAAAAGAATCTGGTAGAAGTCAGGTTAAAGCTGTAAATCATGAGTCAACTGGAGGCCATCTCAAACTGGTGAAGGTTGCCGTTGTGGATGATGATCCGATTATTCGGACAATGCTAGTTGACCTGTTAGAAACGCTAGGAAGGGAAGGGAACTATCATCTAGAAATTGAGTCGTTTAAAGATGGTTCTGCTTTTATTACAAATGAATGGTCTCAGACTGATCATCCTTATTTAGTTATTTTAGATGGGATTATGCCAAGAATGGATGGCCTGGAAGTTCTTCAACAATTACGCTCACATAATTCCGAACGATACACAGTTATTATGCTTACATCAAGGAAAAGTGAACGTGATATTGCAAGAGCTCTTCAAATAGGTGCAGATGACTATATAACTAAACCATTCAAGCTTTTAGAATTGGAAACGAGAATACGCCATTTATTAAAAAGGATGAAGTAAGTTGTTAAGAAATGAAATCATTTATTTTTTTCTTTGTCTGTCTATCTTAATCATTTTACTGTCTCTGTTATTGGTTTACTTAATGATTCGAAAGGCGCGGGAAAATAAACGAAAAG
This window contains:
- a CDS encoding chemotaxis protein CheV, which codes for MDDKKGILLESGTNELEIVEFSIGANKFGINVIKVKEIMNPVAITKIPHSHKNVEGIIELRGEVLPVVNVATALGFEQSADPSLDKFIVTEFNKQKIVFHVHQVTQIHRISWDKIEKPSTVYQGLQSHITGVIKLNGEVLLLIDFEKIVVDINPESGINVNQIKKLGNRERSNKKVIVAEDSPLLRKLLHDTLSEAGYYNLEFFENGKDAFSYLESLVDDNKRIEDHVQIVVTDIEMPQMDGHHLTKRIKSDSRLAKIPVIIFSSLITDDLRHKGQMVGANGQVSKPEIGELVNLIDEHIL
- a CDS encoding diguanylate cyclase; protein product: MEKYKKKLIENMHKQLGNWLEGNEPIPHKEIYRFLHSVSGTASSIGMQEIGETARNLLNTLKEDDPKQWEIKDVKVFFFELLTLVYDNEFEEEIAGTPIIKMTGNEPVILIIDDETSMLMYLKDELQKQGWIVNVVANPEKVIGAFYDIHPDCVVINVDMEQKSGFEVLTFLKEKIKQQFLPTIMISSHNSKSIRMQSYQMGADDFIAKPFELDELTVRIQRHIERKILIDNLLLVDELTRVYNRKFLNQAYEQLHSELVRNKKTFSIVMIDIDHFKEVNDTYGHLVGDQMLKAFATFLKNNSRTGDSVIRYGGEEFVLLLPDLSLEESKRVTERLIIELGKITINTLEGELTCTFSAGIVEVNSTGKSIEEWLVLADNALYDAKESGRSQVKAVNHESTGGHLKLVKVAVVDDDPIIRTMLVDLLETLGREGNYHLEIESFKDGSAFITNEWSQTDHPYLVILDGIMPRMDGLEVLQQLRSHNSERYTVIMLTSRKSERDIARALQIGADDYITKPFKLLELETRIRHLLKRMK
- a CDS encoding DUF1906 domain-containing protein, which gives rise to MPRYIWGVDSAATVNDELYSCVKSNFGTPRYWGRYLTEVPNVSEGLTKSEIAFIQSKGMKLLPIYNVFSEAVGYPKGQVAARNAVFHARRLGIPTNVAIFANVERFFEADEAWIRGWVEALYPTGYRPGIYHDPTEGPFAVEYCKAVAENNQVAVQTILWSAEPDPGPTRERNAPAFKPAKPNCQGNVWLWQYGRDASECPIDTNLADSRVLQYLY